The DNA sequence atttttatgctggtattaaatataattacaagattaatcatataaatttatctaaaatttcgaatagtttaccttttaaaaaataaatttgaattcttTTCAACACATTAAGTAATATTTGATAACATTtatgtttttaaattattaaatcacaaaaatgattgtatattttttaaaaaataaaaatgagctctataaattttattttttttatttgttgaatttatttaatataggtCAGAGTCTAAGTTCAAATCTGGGGTCGAGTCCAAATCTGAGGCCCTAAATAGCGTCCCAATCTAGGCCCCCAACCCCAACCTTGGGACCCTAGCCCTGGTCCAAGCCCCTGCCTCAAGCCTTGGCTCCAAACATGAttcttaattaaacaattaaaaagTGAAAAGAGCTTATAGAATTAAAGTATTACTAAAATTGAAATATCttagataaatattttatttgatgtgattaaaaaaaatatattttcaataccaAAACACACCACCAAAAAAATATGCATTTTAAATGTAATACTTAAATTGAAATATCAAGATAAAGTTCTAGTAATTAGATCAAATACTATATTTAGTAtagtaatttcaaaaaaaatatgatgTTAAAACTAAACACcaaaaaaataacagaaataCTACAATACGCATTTTTTAAATGCAAAAACTAAGAGCAAAAATGTTGAAATAAGACTATTATTGCATAAAGATATTCAtctcagaaaacaaacaaaacataaacaaaaacaTTAACCCAACATTATAGTTTAGTTCTATTACATTTTCTTGTCAAAAATTAACAGCTGACGTAGTAAAACATACTATTAAATTTTACCTTGTTTCTGATTTATAAAATTAAGTCGTGCCATTTATTTCCTCCTATACTCAATTCGTgtacaaaaaataattcttcagAGATTGATGACACAATTctataagagagaaaaagatctAAATTAATGCAGATAAAATAGCATAATGAGAAAATAGGAGAAACAAAAACCCAAAGTTCTCTTGTTGCTGCTAATAATCTATAGAGAAATAAGAATCAAAGGGGAGGAAGGgaagatcatcatcatcatcatcatccacTTAAAACATTCTAGTCACCTCTTCAGTTTAATATATTCTACATTCAACAACTTGAAACAAATCTATGATAACTAGCTGCCACCAAAATCAAAATCCTTCCAATAACACTCAATTCGTCGTAGGCTTCCTTCTTTGGATGAACACCTTCATACTTGCACTGCACAACATAAAAATGCAAGAGTTACATTAGCATGCCTAGACTCTTTGGGGTTTATTTATGCTTCTTACTTGTGTCAAAAGATTTAGTATCGTTCTATAATTACTGTTTGTAGGTAGAACAgtgataaatataaataaaattatgaaatattTATTGGGAGAGAAGTCTTACTATATGTAGAAGTATCAATTTGCTCTGGAAGCTCTTTTATATCCACCTCAAACCTAGATTGGACCTGAAACAATgtataaaatataaatgattaacaTAACCAGTTGAGAAGCAAAACAATCAACCTTTTCATgtcaaacaaaattaatttactcaCCTGATTAAGAACTTCAGAGTCAGAAGCTGACGACACAAATGTAATTGCAAGCCCCTTGGTACCAAACCTACCAGCTCTGCCAACCTAAAAAAGAGAGTAACGAAAACCCAATATTATATACTAGTTTGTTCAACTATTATATAAGCTGTCCAAAATATCAAAACAAATGCATATCAAACTTATACCCTGTGCAGGTATGTGTCGGCAGAATCTGGCATATCATAGTTAATAACAATGTTGACACGTTCAATGTCAATCCCTCTTCCAACTAAATCAGTTGCTACAAGAATTCTAGAGTGTCCCTCCTTGAAACCCTTGTACCGCTTCAACCTGAAATTGATGAATCAATGTAAAGCCTGATGATATTACCATTATCTAGCAAAGGAAATATAAACATGGGAGAAAATTTAGATAAAGAAGCTCTAGCTCTCCCATATAAGTTTGTTGGAAcagaaataaaagataaaaggaGAAAGAATTTTACATGACCCGACAAATTTTGAGTGAAGCTTAGAAAGTTATTTACCTCTCCTCCTGAGACATTCCAGAGTGGATGCAGATAGATGGGAAATTACTATCAGCAAGAAGCTTGTTCAACTCAGCAGCTCTGCTAACACTCTTAACAAAAATAACAACTTGGTTGAAATCCAAAGCATCTAGGAGATCAGTCAACTTGCGATTTTTCTCTGTTTCCATCAATTTAATGTAGTGCTGAACAAAAAGTAAGGATCAGcacaaatagagaaaaaaacatTCCTCCAACAGTAAATTCAACATTTGAAACCAAACCAATGCACCTGTACTAGACCATGAAGGGTTAATTTGGCCTCGTCATCTACATAGATTTCCATGGGCTGaaacaaacaacaaaataaatcaaaacatCTTAAAACTCAGATTGAAATGGACTTCCAGAGCTTTAAATGACTAGCTTCACAATTTGTCAGTAGTTGAACTAAAGACCCAAAAGTTCCTAAGGTAAAGGACTTCACTACATCTTTAAAAGAACCTGGGTGTTGAATAAAGCTTAATTATTGACCAttaaaaagaagagaaagataatttaaatattttaaaaatccgGTTAAAgtaaaacatattcctatgattgcataaaagataattattaaaatgtAAATATATACACAATTGACATAACATGCTATATTTTTGTCCCACAAGAACAATCTAGATATTACATCTTGCATAAATTTCTTGCAGACAGGGCGAATCTCTTTGCTGAGTGTTGCCGAAAACATCATCACTTGCTTATCATGAGGAGTCATCTTAAAAATCTCTTGAACATCTCTCCTCATATCTGCAATACATATAGACACAAGCAAATGGAAATATTGATTAGAAGGAAAAACAACATAATAGGTTAAATTTCAGAacagaaaaaaaattgatactTTAGAAACATATCTTGAAAATCAGAATGCTTAAACAAGAAAAACTTACCGAGAGACTCGAGCATCTTATCACATTCATCAAGAATGAAATGCCTCACATTCTTTAGTCCAAGATCCTTATCTCTAGCTAGAGCCAATATTCTCCCAGGTGTTCCAACAACAATATGAGGGCATTCATTTTTTAGCAGGTCCTTGTGAACCTTGACATTGACACCACCATAGAAGACAGCAACCTTTAAGTCGGGCAGGTAAGTGCTGAACCTCTCAAATTCATGACAGATCTGTGAAAAAACAGGGAAGTTATAGATGTCAATTAATTAAGTTAAATAACCAGAATGGTACAGGTATTAAGAAATGATACAAGACAAATCTATCTACATGCATAAAATGTAGtcataaaaattagaaattgtaaAAGAGGATAAAGGCATACCTGGTAAGCCAATTCTCTTGTGTGGCAGAGAACAAGAGCAGCAACCTGGCCAGCAACTGGTTCTATTTGTTGAAGAGTTGAAAGAACAAAGACTGCAGTTTTCCCCATCCCAGATTTCGCTTGACAAATGACATCCATTCCTAAGATAGCTTGAGGGATGCACTCATGTTGCACTGATGAAGAATGAAACAAAATCGTACCGGACGAAACCTCAGTAAGTATAAATGATCTTCGAGATCCTTTTAATGGAAAGGTTTACCAAACCAGTTTTCCTGGCAGAATCATGAATATGGAAGTAGTGATGATTACCTGAACACAACAataaatatagatatattaGGAATCAGAACAATAAGAATAACAAACAATTTGCTTCAAATGAACAATTAGAATAAGGGGATGCAAGTAATCATAAGCATTGAAACATAGGAATCAGTATGCCACTAGACCATGTATGAATATACTATGCCGAGCCTCACATACAGATCACAATAAAATTAGAGTGTGTTTGGTAAAAGTAAAAAAGGGGAAGAAATGAGAAGAATGAAAAATTGTTGGATGAATTTGGGTTACTGGTAAGGTAGTTGTTTAATATGAAGGATTCTAAAATAGAAAGGATACAGCAAAATATTTCACTTCCTCCAATTATAACCAATTTTCAAGCCCTCCAAGTTATAGATACTTGTGAAATTTCGTGGTTCAGCGGTCATACTAAAATGAAACCTTTCAATACATCTTTTCAGATATGCAAACAACACCTAGAATCATACTTCCCTGAGTTTATTTAAGACGCATTTAGTCTACCATTAATGAGTACGATAGTATAGTATGACATTAATGGCAAAGAGTACATATATAAAATGACGAAgagttcaaaattaaaaatatgcaAGTGCCCATGTGTATATATACGGattcaaaacatatataaaatgaAACCAAGATAAAAAAATTGCCTTCGGAAGGATGTTCGAATCCCGAATCGACAATGGCTCGTAGAAGCTCCGGTTTCAACAGGAAGTCTCTGAAACCCGAACTGTGGATACCAACATAGCCCCTAcaccacaaaataaaaaatttccgAATAAGAATTGAgaacttcaaaattaattaacagtAAACAATAAATTATGACAAGACAAAACCAGTAGTCTATtctactaaaaattatatagttcaatttaAGGacgaatcaaaaaaaaaatgaaaagcttACTTCTTGACAGATTCGCCAGACGGCTTAGCGGAGACGGAGTtgggggcattttggtcttcTTCTTCGTAGTCAACGAGCTCTTCTTCGTAACCATCGTTGTCTTTAACTTCACCCATCTAAGAACGACgaaagattaaaaaaatcaagttctagggttagggttagggatttcaaaaaaagaaaaaaactgcGAAGGCAGTAGAAAAAACTATAACTTTATCGCATACCTTTGAACTCGGAGAGAATAGGAAAGAGCTTGTGCGAGTTTGAACTTCTCTGtggaaaaaacaacaaaaataataacaacaaaaaaaaccctaaaatctgAGAGAGGGAGCGGAGAAAGGCTCGGGATAAACCCTGGATCTGAGTTTggaccgagagagagagaggaagataATAGAGAAGTTAATGAAGTAGGGCACAGTATTTATATAGTGGTGGATTTTGGAATTATGAAAAGACCAAAATAATATCTCCtatatttcttattttatttagaaaattaaataaattgtactttatttcttttctaatatAGATGTCGTTTATAGATGATGGTAATTGGTTTGGGAAATTTGAGTTTCTATGCATTTTTTATACCTAAATTAATTATCTAAACTAATACTTATAACTCTTTAAAAAATAGGACTACTTTTACCTAAACcccaaaatacccccctcattattctcaaccatttctctctcttcctcctttctctctcaaatCAAACCCACCAAAACACACTGCCGATCCACCTCCCTTCCACCCAAAACCAACCATCGCAGAACGGCGAATGCCACCTCCGACCGAGACGCCGACGGAGAGCCAACCGAACccacacctccaccacctccgaccCTCTCTGAaatctgaagaaaaaaaaaaattcgaaacttttttttttctgcgatttgagagagggaagaagacaaaggtccgatggtcggaccttgggggtccgatggtcggacccatcggacccccaaggtccgaccatcggacctttgattttttttttttttttttgcgattttggagagagaggaagaaagtggtccgatggtcgggtccgatgggtccgatgggtccgatggtcgggtccgatgggtccgatggtcggctttaatttttttttttttttttttttttttccccgcgatttgagagagaggggaagagagaggtccgatggtcggaccttggggtccgatgggtccgattggtcggaccccatcggaccccatggtccgaccatcggacctggggtgtgggattattgggaccggctagatagagagagaaagagagatagttttagtttgggggtatttttggggttttgaaaaaaaaggtatagtttttttagggttttaattattggtttataaatcaaattttttgattttctaagcatagaaaatcaaatttcccattggTTTTCGTTTACCATATTTTGGATACTTTATTTCTTAAAAAGGTATAAGTTTTAgctttaaaaaatgataattttgagaatgtatttttttgaatttgattGTTTGAatgtgtttttaaaatttataaccaGTTTTCTTTGGTTATTTTGTTAGGATTAGTATTAACATAATTCTTTTGAATTTATTCTGTTAGTCTTCCTTTCTATTATAgatctaataatattattactCATTCTTTAGCTATTTATGCATTgtcagaaattattagtaagATTTGGTGGCATGTTTATTCTTCTTGTATTAATGATTTCGTTTTATATAAGAtgaactaattaatataatcaGTCTCCTCTCCTCTTTCTCTTTAAGCTTATTGCTTTAAAGTGTTTGAACTGTGGCCTTGGAGTTTGGCTACTTCGTTAGATTTAGTATTAGCAGATTttaaacataattttttaaaaattttactttgctAGTCATTCTTTCTATTCTCTGTTACTCATTCTTTGGctaaatatatattgttgaaAGTTATTAACAAGGTTTGGTGGCTTGTTTATCCTTCTTGTATCTATGATCTCATTTTACATGAGTTGAACTAATATAAGCTTATTGTTTGAAAGTGCTTGAAAGGTGGTCTTAGGATTTGGCTACTTCGTTGGGTTTAGTATTAGATATTGTCGAAAGTTATTAACAAGTTTTGGTAGCTTGTTTATCCTTCTTGTATCCATGATCTCATTTTACTTGAGATGAACTAATATAAGCTTATTGTTTGAAAGTGCTTGAAAGGTGGTCTTAGGGTTTGGCTACTTCATTGGGTTTAGTATTAGATATTTTAAACATAGTTTTTCTAAATTTCACTGTACTAGTCTTTCTTTCTGTtctacatttattaatgttgttACTCATTCTTTGGCTAAATATACACTGTCGGAAGTTATTAATAAGGTTTGGTGGTCTGATTATCTTTCTTGTATACATGATCACATTTTTATATAAGATGAGTTAATATAATAAGTTTTAACTCCTCTTTGGgggtttttttcaaaaaaaaaaaaacacaagttgtatttttttattataattattaaagtaAATATCGGTATAAGTACTTAAATTTTAAGTTTATAAGCGGCATAAAttcaatatttatgtttagcgcatTAGTACCTAATgttttgtaaaactgtaattttcttcaATAACTCCAATAGAGTAACCTTTTTCAAGTTATGGACTTTGGGGATTCGCACTACATTTGTCGCAATGATTCCTTTCTGCATTACTCCAGTCTGAAAAAAGTTCAAAATTGAATCACATAAATTTCCTCCCACAATGTCCCAATAGTGTTTAAAGAACAAGACTGAAATTTCATACAGACTAGGAGCTTTGTAGCTATTCAGGGTGAATAAGTCCTTTCGGATCTCTTCAGCTTCTGGGACACGCATAAGTTTTATTGATCATCTTTAGGTAAGACATCTATGATAATATTGTTCATATTAGGCATCTATGTGATGTTCCTACACGTAAAGATGCAGTTGAAATAATCCATGAACTCTTTCTCAATTTGATTTTGGCTATTGATCCATTTACCATTTTTGTCCATGATGTTTTCTATCACATTGCAGCTCTATCTAATAATAgccaaaatggaaaaaaaaaaaattattgaacaCTTGTCCTCGTATTTAGAGTTATATTTAGttaatgtgtaataaaaaaaatgtagtttTCAACTTATTCTTTGTTTTATATTTAGGTGGGCTTGGGTATATACTACATTTCTGCAAAATGTATACATGTTTATATGATTTTTGGGCCCTAAGTTTGAGTTGGGCTTAGGCACTACACCAATTTAATCCGGCTTAACTTGAGATTAGACTTGATACACGGTGCAAGTGCaagtaattataatataagattcatatatcatttattaaccaaaaaatcTGTAAAACCTAATATTAATAGGAAATTtacataaattattaattttggtaaatttaatacatttttatattttcaaagtattcaaaaaaataacacaaaaatacataaaaaatagaaaaacaatatcaaaataatatataaaaaaaataatatgtaaataacaaaaaactaacaataaaataataagagtacaacataaacatATATTAAAAAACTGTATATTATgcaaataaaatcttaaaaaccataaaaactatttacaatttcacacagccgaatttttatatatttttcttgttacttttgtattatttttttgaaataatcacAATATTAAATTGCACTAATAACGTTCTATCAGCATTTATGGTACTTGACACCTTAAGATTATTATCAAAGAAATTTAAACAACACCAAATTTGTGAGTGTATTCAAGGGTTGCCTAAATACACGAAAATAGATATGCGAATACTCACTTAAAATAGTGAGTACTCGAAGAATATAATGTATAATACATGCGAGTattgtaaataatataaaatagatacaaAAATTATAGTAGTTTTGTAGGAGGTTTGGGCTCAATCAACCTAATCCACTGTTGAAAAGAGTACTCTAACTCTGTATTTTTATTCTTTAGATCATCCCTCCTTTGAATGGAAAAGGAAATCCCTACTTATAAGTAGTGGACACTGGTTACAAataattgtaataataataggactgttacataataataataataataataataataataataataataataataggcttattaattgaattaattatatcaattataaaatatgtgtaaCATTTCCCATAATTGCACTTTGAATGCTTGACCATTAGTTTCCGATGGTTGGTGTGTTCGAgccttatcttatttttttttttgctaagaaCCAAACATTCATTCAAACTAAAAACCAAGAAGACTGGTGAGCACATGGGGACTCACCTCCCAAAATCGCGGCAACCCATTGCACTGGTGGGACAGGCCCCATCTTGCAAGAGAGTGCGCGGCATTATTAATCCGAGAGACCCAACAAACATCAATCCCCCCCGAGTGCAAAGCAccaacaaagagaaaaaaacgCAAGATGCAGATTCTAAAAAGGGCAGGACATCGCCTTGACAGACTGAACCAAATGGAGGTTGTCCGAGAGGATACACAGACTCCCCAAGTGTAGCCTAGCCGCAAGATCCACGCCAAACCGCATAGCCTCCAACTCCCCTTGAAACACAGAGGACACCGAAACTTTTTTAGCTCCAAAAGCCATAACAGATGCGGACGGGTCAAAGAAGACTGCAGCTACCGCACCATCCTCATCCGATTTTGCAAAATCCACAAAACCTTTGATTCTTCCTGGTCTCGGAAGGCCCCAGCGAACCTTCTCCACACTGCCAAGCTCCTGCGAAGAACCAGAAAAAGACTGCAGCAAACACCTATGCTCAATGAAGCCACCCTTCACTTGCTTCTGCAACTTATTTAAATCCAAAGGGGTTCCATGATGATACATATCATTCCGCATCATCCACAATTTATGGTACAGCAGAGTACCATAAAAAAAGAACTCCTGAGACTCCTCTTTAGAGAGCATTCAGGGCCGAGGAACAAAAATTCCATTGAGAAGCAAACCAAAGATGTTGAGTGACCGTGCAAATCAAAAGGAAATGGTGAGCATCATCCCCCTCACTTTTTCCACAAAACATACACGGACCCGAAGTCTTACCAAATATGCACTGAAGTCTTGATCCGAATGGTAGAACATCACAACAAAGTTTCCACAAAA is a window from the Cannabis sativa cultivar Pink pepper isolate KNU-18-1 chromosome 1, ASM2916894v1, whole genome shotgun sequence genome containing:
- the LOC115705283 gene encoding DEAD-box ATP-dependent RNA helicase 15, whose protein sequence is MGEVKDNDGYEEELVDYEEEDQNAPNSVSAKPSGESVKKGYVGIHSSGFRDFLLKPELLRAIVDSGFEHPSEVQHECIPQAILGMDVICQAKSGMGKTAVFVLSTLQQIEPVAGQVAALVLCHTRELAYQICHEFERFSTYLPDLKVAVFYGGVNVKVHKDLLKNECPHIVVGTPGRILALARDKDLGLKNVRHFILDECDKMLESLDMRRDVQEIFKMTPHDKQVMMFSATLSKEIRPVCKKFMQDPMEIYVDDEAKLTLHGLVQHYIKLMETEKNRKLTDLLDALDFNQVVIFVKSVSRAAELNKLLADSNFPSICIHSGMSQEERLKRYKGFKEGHSRILVATDLVGRGIDIERVNIVINYDMPDSADTYLHRVGRAGRFGTKGLAITFVSSASDSEVLNQVQSRFEVDIKELPEQIDTSTYMQV